A section of the Cuniculiplasma divulgatum genome encodes:
- a CDS encoding NTP transferase domain-containing protein — MNTSSNPVCGTTVIMAGGLGTRMGNPEKALIRVDEIPMIQRIITFGLSLTADLLVCCSQNTPGTCSYCDLNGIKKYTSSGRGYPQDLVECLGTVKRYPVLVLPADVYIYNMEALTEAIIYTLSMKDEVITVLQLGQYVGISVFRTPPGNSQESYSSVEVPVEFCVNINEPSDLRNQKLHH; from the coding sequence ATGAACACGTCATCTAACCCTGTTTGCGGTACTACAGTCATAATGGCAGGAGGGCTTGGGACCAGAATGGGCAATCCTGAAAAGGCACTGATCAGGGTGGATGAAATACCGATGATCCAGAGAATCATTACTTTCGGATTGTCGCTGACAGCCGATCTTCTGGTGTGCTGCAGCCAAAATACCCCTGGGACCTGCAGCTACTGTGATCTCAATGGCATAAAAAAATACACATCATCAGGAAGAGGATATCCTCAGGATCTGGTGGAATGTCTTGGCACTGTTAAGAGATATCCTGTGCTGGTCCTTCCCGCTGATGTATATATATACAACATGGAAGCGCTCACTGAAGCTATAATTTATACACTTTCAATGAAGGATGAAGTCATTACAGTTCTCCAGCTGGGACAATATGTTGGAATCAGCGTTTTCAGAACACCTCCAGGGAACAGTCAGGAATCTTATTCATCCGTAGAAGTACCGGTGGAATTCTGTGTAAACATCAATGAGCCATCAGACCTCAGGAATCAGAAGCTTCATCATTGA
- a CDS encoding cobalamin biosynthesis protein → MTDANLYGFMLAVSILLAALAVDRILGEYPTSVHPVVWIGTAIGKLDPVYRKIGGFLGGFLFVITVEAIFIIPLYAVIHYLTPFVILQAILIIFFLKATFSIRGMNDHVRPIISALESGDIESARKHLSMVVRRDTSGMESGLICSAAIETVSEGFVDGVLSPLFYFSIFGLAGALFFRIANTFDSNIAYKDARNFSFGKFAAILDTILNYIPARLSALIIYSVASAMRIKPASYDMMPAAAVPDSTNAGWPMGSMSNCLGVRLEKKGEYVFNPDYRNPGVDDVKKALSIFTFASYLSVLILLLPLMIFIYTAL, encoded by the coding sequence ATGACTGATGCAAACCTTTACGGTTTTATGCTTGCTGTGTCCATCCTGCTTGCCGCACTGGCAGTGGACAGGATCCTTGGAGAATATCCTACCTCTGTGCATCCGGTTGTGTGGATTGGCACAGCCATAGGAAAACTGGATCCAGTTTACAGGAAGATAGGGGGATTCCTGGGTGGGTTCCTTTTTGTGATCACCGTGGAGGCCATATTCATAATTCCCCTGTATGCAGTTATCCACTACCTGACACCTTTTGTAATCCTTCAGGCAATCCTGATCATATTCTTCCTGAAAGCGACATTCTCCATCAGGGGCATGAATGACCATGTGAGGCCCATAATTTCTGCCCTTGAATCAGGTGATATTGAATCTGCCAGGAAACATCTCTCAATGGTGGTGCGGAGAGATACCTCGGGAATGGAATCTGGACTCATATGCTCAGCTGCAATTGAAACCGTCTCAGAAGGATTTGTTGACGGCGTGCTGTCGCCTCTATTCTACTTTTCAATTTTTGGGCTCGCAGGAGCACTGTTCTTCAGGATAGCAAACACATTTGACTCAAATATTGCCTACAAGGATGCAAGAAATTTTTCCTTCGGGAAGTTCGCTGCAATTCTTGACACCATTTTGAACTACATTCCCGCCAGGCTAAGCGCACTTATCATATATTCAGTGGCATCGGCAATGCGAATCAAACCGGCATCCTATGATATGATGCCAGCAGCCGCAGTACCCGACAGCACCAATGCAGGCTGGCCAATGGGTTCAATGTCAAACTGCCTTGGGGTAAGGCTGGAAAAGAAGGGCGAGTATGTGTTCAACCCTGATTACAGGAATCCCGGCGTAGATGACGTGAAAAAGGCGCTGTCAATTTTCACTTTTGCCTCATATCTGTCGGTCCTGATTCTACTGCTGCCATTGATGATATTCATTTATACGGCTCTATGA
- a CDS encoding APC family permease, whose protein sequence is MISSENVSSYQAFFQGLSSSGPMLNIFGLFPVIVAMALGSSFIVIVISIILGFLSVYTGYSFSKHIRSNGGYYSYVAKFMGKDLGMFTASVYFFYSILAIPSVVLFLVYFTGYVFPETLRAGLYGEVFLSLIFVSAIMAVFMSGFRQTMRFIMILSGLEILVVMAFTVYVGLFFRSPSIDYAPASNVIGALPFGILAFAGIGSSIFLSENTRSWRRTVNRSILYSFLTLAFLMAVPAAVISYRMGTAMEIGYAADPLSIFQSFGMAGHILGMIMMIIAMASAFNLALGYLNAFRHAVSRMVSDHVITDPGSIFSRNLWITVLLITLPPVVILEASVGSYTGFVMVTGTVGLAFLFVHAVTNSALVRLFGSTRDYWRAVIPIVSTLTFVFIIIQETISGGMVRYSAYAVIFIVIFSVFAVATKKYLFAPSYRKMNFSDIPMEFNDEASDS, encoded by the coding sequence GTGATTAGCAGTGAGAATGTAAGTTCATACCAGGCCTTTTTTCAGGGTCTTTCCTCCTCAGGGCCAATGCTGAATATATTTGGACTGTTTCCTGTCATAGTTGCCATGGCCCTTGGGTCTTCATTCATTGTTATTGTTATTTCTATCATTCTGGGTTTTCTCTCAGTTTATACGGGCTATTCCTTCAGCAAGCACATAAGATCCAACGGGGGTTACTACAGCTATGTTGCGAAATTTATGGGAAAAGACCTTGGCATGTTCACCGCATCTGTTTACTTCTTCTACAGCATTCTTGCAATTCCGTCAGTGGTTCTCTTCCTGGTTTACTTCACCGGTTATGTTTTTCCGGAAACCCTTAGGGCTGGCCTGTATGGGGAAGTATTTCTATCTCTGATCTTTGTTTCAGCTATTATGGCGGTATTCATGAGTGGTTTCAGGCAGACAATGAGGTTCATAATGATCCTGTCTGGGCTGGAAATATTGGTTGTTATGGCTTTCACAGTGTACGTTGGCCTGTTCTTCAGGTCACCATCCATTGACTATGCTCCTGCTTCCAATGTTATTGGTGCTCTCCCCTTCGGGATTCTTGCCTTTGCCGGCATTGGTTCCTCAATATTTCTTTCAGAGAATACCAGGTCCTGGAGAAGAACAGTTAACAGATCGATTCTGTACTCATTCCTTACCCTGGCCTTTCTCATGGCTGTTCCGGCTGCCGTCATATCCTACAGGATGGGAACAGCAATGGAAATCGGGTATGCCGCTGATCCGCTAAGCATATTCCAAAGCTTTGGCATGGCGGGTCACATACTGGGCATGATCATGATGATTATTGCAATGGCCAGTGCATTCAATCTTGCACTGGGATACCTGAATGCTTTCCGGCATGCTGTGTCCAGAATGGTATCCGATCATGTCATCACTGATCCTGGATCAATTTTCAGCCGGAACCTCTGGATAACTGTTCTGTTAATTACGCTTCCACCGGTGGTAATCCTTGAGGCCAGTGTGGGTAGCTACACAGGTTTTGTGATGGTAACGGGCACTGTAGGCCTTGCATTTCTGTTTGTACATGCTGTTACAAATTCCGCTCTTGTTAGGCTCTTTGGCAGCACACGTGATTACTGGCGCGCTGTGATCCCAATTGTCTCAACACTGACGTTTGTTTTCATAATCATACAGGAGACCATATCAGGAGGGATGGTCAGGTACTCTGCATATGCCGTTATTTTCATTGTGATTTTTTCCGTGTTTGCAGTTGCCACAAAGAAATACCTTTTCGCTCCATCATACAGGAAAATGAATTTTTCAGACATTCCCATGGAATTCAATGATGAAGCTTCTGATTCCTGA
- a CDS encoding aminotransferase class I/II-fold pyridoxal phosphate-dependent enzyme, translating to MNGRALKMNKKGMHGGNIWSAARRLGVKAGELLDFSSNLNDFPVSYPEGILGNLDLLRAYPDPDHGIYLKNLAAYLGVSSDNILLGPGLTHMIYKFCQVSRSQGALIIDPSFSEYEAGCSASSIPVYHAGSIQEILEASSLRNYNIVFLASPSNPVGNIIAWPDMQEILSAAERSNFTVFLDEAFADFASDYDRTRACMEAAENPNLVVGRSLTKLFGLASLRVGLVVCNRENIDRISGVMEPWSVGQDALEFVMAMNYGQFSRLPEITVRERLWMTSALSNLGFHTAGAPRANYFVVRIPDAVDVQELESFLNARNILVKMINDVEGSGKFCRIAVKRHEYNVILVESFRSFINSIGEQDD from the coding sequence ATGAATGGCAGGGCACTTAAAATGAATAAAAAAGGGATGCATGGCGGTAACATCTGGTCAGCGGCCAGGCGGCTTGGGGTGAAAGCTGGCGAACTGCTGGACTTCAGTTCAAACCTCAACGACTTTCCAGTTTCATATCCAGAAGGCATATTGGGAAATCTGGATCTTTTGCGGGCATATCCCGATCCCGATCACGGAATATACCTGAAGAACCTTGCTGCGTATCTTGGGGTTTCGTCTGATAATATCTTGCTTGGGCCAGGCCTTACCCATATGATATACAAGTTCTGCCAGGTCAGCCGATCCCAGGGCGCTCTAATAATAGACCCATCATTCTCCGAGTATGAGGCTGGCTGTTCTGCATCCTCTATTCCTGTATATCATGCAGGCAGCATTCAGGAGATTCTTGAAGCAAGTTCATTAAGGAATTATAACATTGTATTTCTGGCAAGCCCTTCAAATCCAGTGGGCAATATAATTGCCTGGCCAGATATGCAGGAAATCCTCTCGGCAGCCGAAAGAAGTAATTTTACGGTCTTTCTGGACGAAGCATTCGCGGATTTTGCCTCTGATTATGACAGAACCAGGGCATGCATGGAGGCCGCAGAGAATCCAAATCTTGTTGTGGGACGGTCCCTGACGAAGCTTTTTGGCTTAGCATCCCTCAGGGTAGGACTAGTGGTCTGTAACAGGGAAAACATAGACAGGATTTCTGGTGTTATGGAGCCCTGGTCTGTGGGGCAGGATGCACTTGAATTTGTAATGGCCATGAACTACGGGCAGTTTTCCCGCCTGCCAGAAATAACGGTGAGGGAAAGACTCTGGATGACGTCTGCTCTATCCAATCTTGGCTTTCATACTGCAGGAGCTCCGCGGGCAAATTACTTTGTTGTAAGAATCCCGGATGCCGTAGACGTTCAGGAGCTTGAATCGTTTCTCAACGCAAGGAACATTCTCGTGAAGATGATAAATGATGTAGAGGGATCAGGAAAATTCTGCCGTATAGCTGTGAAAAGGCATGAATACAACGTGATTCTTGTGGAGTCCTTCAGAAGTTTCATTAATTCCATTGGAGAGCAGGATGACTGA
- a CDS encoding nicotinate-nucleotide--dimethylbenzimidazole phosphoribosyltransferase, with protein sequence MQTNQEGKIFLLLAGSTSVSKIPGITAAGATPELSFLTPAVDAEILTEGRPLSMNDPPMTPDGIPTPSIITRACLKVASLWPLVINAGMAHKPGSIFMETGLEPAGNPVNGEALPQLDRAIKTGIEIGKFLSRTFSDLYIAESVPGGTTTAYLVLRAMGYSVETSSSLKMGSDDIKEDLWHTLTSGKETRKLSPLDAVRRYGDYMMALALGLSRGASGSRLHYCGGTQMATVFELDRTINNPTAGRDVITTGWVIDHKPDTMKKLVREQNLVRTDISFHDSPFEGLRKYDEGHVREGAGMGGSYYLASSVSGRKEIMEEINSVYGELAQVR encoded by the coding sequence ATGCAGACAAATCAGGAAGGGAAAATATTTCTTCTTCTGGCAGGCAGTACCTCGGTTTCAAAGATCCCGGGAATAACGGCCGCAGGTGCTACTCCAGAACTCTCATTTTTGACCCCTGCTGTGGATGCAGAAATCCTCACCGAGGGCAGGCCTCTGAGCATGAATGACCCTCCCATGACACCAGATGGCATCCCAACGCCATCAATCATAACCCGGGCCTGCCTTAAAGTTGCATCTCTCTGGCCACTGGTAATAAATGCAGGCATGGCCCACAAGCCCGGATCGATATTCATGGAAACAGGGCTAGAACCTGCAGGGAATCCTGTAAACGGCGAAGCTCTGCCTCAACTGGACAGGGCTATCAAAACGGGCATAGAAATTGGAAAATTCCTGTCCAGAACCTTCAGTGACCTGTACATAGCTGAATCTGTCCCGGGCGGCACCACCACTGCATATCTCGTTCTCAGGGCAATGGGCTACAGCGTTGAAACAAGCAGCAGCCTGAAGATGGGCTCTGACGACATCAAGGAAGACCTGTGGCACACCCTGACATCAGGGAAGGAGACCAGAAAATTGAGTCCACTTGATGCGGTCAGAAGATACGGTGATTATATGATGGCATTAGCGCTGGGGTTGAGCAGGGGAGCTTCAGGGAGCCGGCTCCACTACTGCGGAGGCACGCAGATGGCCACTGTTTTCGAGCTCGACAGAACCATAAATAATCCCACTGCAGGCCGGGATGTTATTACAACCGGCTGGGTAATTGATCATAAACCGGATACCATGAAGAAGCTTGTCAGGGAACAAAATCTTGTGAGAACCGATATTTCATTCCATGATTCTCCCTTTGAGGGGCTCCGTAAATACGACGAAGGACACGTGAGGGAGGGAGCCGGCATGGGTGGATCATATTATCTGGCATCCTCTGTCAGTGGCCGAAAGGAAATAATGGAAGAGATCAACAGTGTCTACGGGGAACTTGCACAGGTCAGATAG
- the cobS gene encoding adenosylcobinamide-GDP ribazoletransferase codes for MSKGNTSSGILCAISFFSIIPARCQRFGESMALWFFVPAFINGAVASAVYFILFTTNGPLLASAGAVAAILVMSGFNHMDGVLDTGDALMVRENRERRKEILKDHFLGAGGFGSAFIIYLLLFAVLTTFNRNTGAAVIIISEVLSKTSYMLGLRIGKPLFQDGLFVNFQKIMALQNQAIYVNILILAMISLFTSWIFLIGSALALVIYVFIIGSLDRSFGGINGDILGFSGEIARVLFLVISAMLPYVIFHLVAIA; via the coding sequence GTGAGTAAGGGGAATACCTCATCCGGCATTCTATGCGCCATATCTTTCTTCAGTATCATTCCCGCCAGATGCCAGAGATTTGGTGAAAGCATGGCACTGTGGTTCTTCGTTCCTGCTTTTATTAATGGTGCTGTGGCATCTGCGGTATACTTCATACTTTTCACCACCAATGGTCCCCTTCTGGCATCAGCCGGAGCAGTTGCAGCAATTCTTGTAATGTCCGGATTCAACCACATGGACGGTGTGCTGGATACCGGAGACGCCTTGATGGTCAGGGAGAACAGAGAACGCAGAAAGGAGATACTCAAGGATCATTTCCTGGGAGCCGGTGGATTTGGATCAGCTTTTATCATATATCTTCTTTTATTCGCAGTCCTGACAACGTTCAACAGGAACACTGGTGCTGCAGTGATAATAATTTCAGAGGTACTTTCCAAGACAAGTTATATGCTGGGCCTCAGGATTGGAAAACCCCTGTTCCAGGATGGGCTTTTTGTGAATTTCCAGAAAATCATGGCGTTGCAGAACCAGGCCATATATGTTAACATCCTGATTCTTGCAATGATTTCCCTGTTCACGTCATGGATCTTTCTGATTGGATCCGCCCTGGCTCTTGTCATATACGTGTTTATAATCGGCAGCCTGGATCGATCATTTGGTGGCATAAATGGTGACATACTGGGTTTTTCCGGAGAGATTGCCAGAGTCCTCTTCCTGGTAATCTCCGCCATGCTACCATACGTCATTTTTCATCTTGTTGCCATTGCCTGA
- a CDS encoding MFS transporter produces MAINRGHRSLILSTTASFFMWGIIGTIAPLSLSFPFLVSVPRFVSTEILIVGPIFIMLGNVLMGIVADRIGRKKVFIVTMISYGLGVILITIAFSVPLLILGLVLSEFGVGGEEPTGLALIAEDFPSETRSKFLTLVANFDNIGSAFISGIFIVESTLAIYLHPYLTSLFGSLSSEGDLTFRFILMVSAAALIIIMVYSRITLPESYRWLQSKGKSKEAAHEKSMLGIRDSEASIPMVPFRITLPILMAMGISQYLTFGLMAYIVGPYEFPSETPTLTFVAMVGASAAGFLAMYLINRERRIYTLASFLGGTITIAIILDLASHLASMIVFLPLLFLNMMFSEFAWASRTTLEPELVPTRMRSSAIGIIRLAPMIGYTVSVYLTASLNLSQFLYYNLGLWLLGLGSAVAWFLLGYETRNVNIDYGM; encoded by the coding sequence ATGGCCATTAACCGTGGTCACAGATCCCTTATCCTCTCAACAACGGCCAGCTTCTTTATGTGGGGTATTATAGGAACGATAGCTCCACTTTCACTGTCGTTTCCATTCCTTGTGTCAGTGCCCAGATTTGTCAGCACTGAAATACTTATAGTGGGTCCAATATTCATAATGCTTGGAAACGTCCTGATGGGCATTGTTGCAGATCGTATTGGCAGGAAAAAGGTTTTCATTGTGACCATGATCAGTTACGGCCTGGGGGTCATACTCATAACCATAGCCTTCAGTGTTCCTCTGTTGATTCTTGGACTGGTATTGTCTGAGTTTGGAGTTGGTGGGGAAGAACCAACAGGCCTCGCCTTAATTGCTGAAGATTTCCCTTCTGAAACAAGGTCGAAGTTCCTCACACTGGTGGCAAATTTCGACAACATAGGCAGTGCATTCATCTCAGGCATCTTCATTGTGGAATCCACTCTGGCAATATACCTTCATCCCTACCTCACAAGCCTGTTTGGTTCACTTTCCTCAGAAGGTGATCTGACATTTCGCTTCATTCTGATGGTCTCTGCAGCGGCCCTCATAATAATCATGGTGTATTCCCGGATCACATTGCCGGAATCATACAGGTGGCTGCAGTCTAAGGGGAAGAGCAAGGAGGCTGCGCATGAAAAATCCATGCTTGGCATCAGGGATTCCGAAGCCAGTATACCAATGGTTCCATTCAGGATTACGCTGCCAATCCTCATGGCCATGGGAATATCACAGTACCTCACATTCGGGCTTATGGCATACATAGTTGGGCCCTATGAGTTTCCATCAGAAACTCCCACCCTTACATTTGTTGCAATGGTTGGGGCCTCTGCAGCAGGCTTCCTGGCAATGTACCTCATAAACAGGGAGCGCAGGATTTACACACTTGCGTCGTTCCTGGGAGGGACAATCACAATTGCCATAATCCTTGACCTTGCATCACATCTTGCTTCAATGATTGTTTTTCTCCCGCTGCTGTTTCTCAACATGATGTTCAGCGAGTTTGCGTGGGCATCACGAACAACACTGGAACCAGAACTTGTCCCAACCAGGATGAGGTCAAGTGCAATCGGCATCATACGGCTCGCTCCCATGATTGGATATACAGTTTCGGTGTACCTTACAGCATCTCTGAATCTCTCTCAGTTCCTGTACTATAATCTGGGCCTGTGGCTTCTGGGGTTGGGATCTGCAGTAGCCTGGTTCCTGCTGGGGTACGAGACAAGAAATGTAAACATAGACTATGGTATGTGA